A window from Oncorhynchus mykiss isolate Arlee chromosome 9, USDA_OmykA_1.1, whole genome shotgun sequence encodes these proteins:
- the si:dkey-32e6.3 gene encoding uncharacterized protein si:dkey-32e6.3, with amino-acid sequence MAYCDKTGDHPSASLNNEDSRNGHDPATDKHPTPHSKGNANDCCATEEARTVSVPHGLCVKKKKLVLHVDLNNTILVSDAVTSQGTIAALDYFISTVTWGQMSKQGKWMWMSDSPSLLPPCEGAVSYYSQFGRVAGFTSSTAGRRFRGVLDEHLAMLRWPKELKGDKELAVKGEDGQLYHWILPSFFQLLKDLVTEGRDFAILFRTFGSDLPRVLSAVSRALTQGSHPLFPDLPALKLSVNETPGQIRCSKKGAVLTRAEERLSTRDGERALYQYLSSVQCLGGFQDHFDWWARNTYSILGGKPLWVDPFDQDVQHIFIDDNIRQNDKDTIVHPKVFLDRDGSETRTASTSELYDLCLVQNDLLKAISNPEYFTQRISICQENYDRNLQQGAGYSGLSVA; translated from the exons ATGGCATACTGCGATAAGACAGGTGATCATCCCTCAGCTTCTCTAAACAATGAGGACAGTCGTAATGGACATGACCCGGCGACAGATAAGCACCCGACTCCACACTCCAAAGGAAATGCGAACGATTGCTGTGCCACTGAAGAAGCCCGAACAGTGTCTGTCCCTCATGGGTTGTGTGTAAAGAAGAAAAAGCTTGTCCTTCACGTTGACCTCAATAACACCATCTTGGTGTCTGATGCTGTGACAAGTCAAGGAACTATTGCAGCTTTGGATTACTTTATTTCCACAGTGACATGGGGACAAATGAGTAAACAAG GTAAGTGGATGTGGATGAGTGACTCACCTTCCCTACTTCCACCATGTGAGGGCGCTGTCAGCTACTACTcccagtttggccgggtggcagGTTTCACCAGCTCCACTGCAGGTCGGCGGTTCCGGGGCGTGCTGGATGAGCACCTGGCGATGCTGCGATGGCCGAAGGAGCTGAAGGGGGACAAGGAGCTGGCTGTGAAGGGGGAGGATGGGCAGCTGTACCACTGGATCTTGCCCTCCTTCTTCCAGCTACTGAAAGACCTGGTGACGGAAGGGAGGGACTTTGCTATCCTGTTCCGCACTTTTGGCTCTGACCTTCCCCGCGTGCTGTCTGCAGTGTCCCGTGCCCTCACTCAGGGCTCCCACCCACTCTTCCCTGACCTTCCAGCACTTAAG CTGAGTGTGAATGAGACGCCAGGCCAGATCCGCTGCAGTAAGAAGGGGGCGGTCCTGACCCGGGCAGAGGAGCGTCTGTCGACCCGTGACGGGGAGCGagccctgtaccagtacctcAGCTCTGTCCAGTGCCTGGGGGGCTTCCAGGACCATTTTGACTG GTGGGCCAGGAACACCTACTCCATCCTGGGAGGGAAACCTCTGTGGGTGGACCCCTTCGACCAGGATGTCCAGCACATCTTCATCGATGACAACATTCGACAGAATGACAAAGACACCATTGTCCACCCAAAG GTGTTTCTAGACCGAGACGGCTCAGAGACCCGCACAGCCTCCACCTCAGAGCTGTATGACCTCTGTCTGGTCCAGAACGACCTGCTCAAGGCCATCTCAAACCCAGAGTACTTCACCCAGCGCATCAGCATCTGCCAGGAGAACTATGACAGGAACCTTCAGCAGGGGGCAGGCTACAGTGGTTTGTCTGTAGCCTAG